A segment of the Oncorhynchus tshawytscha isolate Ot180627B linkage group LG06, Otsh_v2.0, whole genome shotgun sequence genome:
caatcggaaatctgtatttttggacaccgatttggccaatttttttacacctttatttaactaggcaaatcagttaagaacacattcttattttcaatgacggcctaggaacggtgggttaactgcctcgttcagggtcagaacgacagattttcaccatgtCGGGGGATCGGTCTCGTTAACGGTAAGTTTGCAAGATTGTTGCAACCTTACagtaactagtccaatgctataaccacctgcctctcattgcactccaaggagactgcctgttacgcgaatgcagtaagccaaggtaagttgctagctagcagtaaacttatttttataaaaacaatcaatcataaatcactagttaactacacatggttgatgatattactagtttatctagcgtgtcctgcgttgcatataatctgactgagcatacgagtatctgactgagcagtggtaggcagccgcaggctcgtaagcatgcattcaaacagcactttcctgcattttgccagcagctcttcgttgtgtgtcaaTCATTGCGCTGTttgtgacttcaagcctatcaactcccgagattaggctggtgtaaccaatgtgaaatggctagctagttagcggtgtgcgcaccgctaatagcgtttcaaacgtcactcgctctgagacttggagtagttattcctcttgctctgcatgggtaacgctgcttcgagggtggctgttgtcgatgcgTTTCTTGTTCGatcccaggtaggagcgaggagagggacggaagctatactgttacactggcaatactaaagtgcatataagaacatccaatagtcaaaaggttaatgaaatacaaatggtatagagggaaatagtcctataattcctataatagcTACAacataaaacttcttacctgggaatattgaagactcatgttaaaaggaaccaccagctttcatatgttctcatgttctgagcaaggaatttaaacATTCGCTTTCTTACATggtacatattgcacttttactttcttctccaacactttgtttttgcattatttaaaccaaattgaacatgtttaattatttatttgatgctaaattgattttgatgtattatattcagtattgttgtaattgtcattattacaaataaaacaataggctgattaatcggcatcggctttattggtcctccaataaatcggtatcggcgttgaaaaatcataaatcggtcaacctctagtttgGAGTTACCTTTCTAGTTAATAGGCTGTGTTAGAGTTcacacttcctcttccaattatAATGTGGAGACATCTGCCAAATCTAttaattttaaaatgttgattacttctcctTGCCATTACCATTCACGTGATAAGATGTGGGAAAAAATTTTTTTTGCTAACGTATGATGGGGGTCCCTGTCTCACCGGTTTGCATTGGAGGGGGTCCCTCAgcaagaaaaggttgaagacccCTGGTCTAAAATCATGAGTTCTAGAATAAAAGTAGGGGAGTTCCCCTTGGCTGTGGAATAGTTACCTCAGAATGGgccagaaggagggaggagatagtataggtacagtgcattcggaaagtattcagaccccttgactttttccacattttgttatgttacagccttattaaaaaatggattcaaatgtttttcccccctcatcaatctacacacaataacccataatgacaaagcaaaaacaggtttgtcaaaatatcacatttacataagtgttcagacccattactcagtactttgttgaagctcctttggcagcgattacagcctcgagtcttcttgggtatgacgctacaagctaggAATACCTGTTTTTGGAAAGACTAGGAGAAaccccagagatgttcgatcgggttcaagtccgggctctggctgggccactcaaggacattgagacttgtcccgaagccactcctgcgttgtcttggctgtgtgcttagggccccagtctgaggtcctgagtgctctggagcaggttttcatcaagggtctagctgtactttgctccattaatctttccctcaatcctgactagtctcccagtccctgccactgaaaaacatcctccacagcatgatgctgccaccatcatgcttcaacgtagggatggtgccaggtttctttcagacatgacacttggcattcaagccaaagtgttcaatcttggtttcatcagacgagagaatTTTGATTCTCATGgtatggccactctaccataatgccctgattggtggagtgctgcagagatggttgtccttctggaaggttctcccatctccacagaggaactctggagctctgtcagactgaccatagggttctcttggtcacctccatgaccaaggcccttctcccccgattgctcagtttggccaggcggccagctctaggaaaagtcttgggggttccaaatttcttccatttaagaatgatggggggcagtgttcttggggaccttcaatgctgtagaaatgttttggtaaccttccccagatctgtgcctcaacacaatcctgtctctgagctctacggacaattccttcgacctcatggcttgttttctttctctgacatgcactgccaactgtgggaccttatatagacaggtgtgtgcttttccaaatcatgtccaatcaattgaatttacaacaagtGGACTCCATtgaaggattatcaatggaaacagaatgcaccggagctcaatagcaaagtgtctgaatacttatgtaaataaggcatttgttttttttataaatgtgagAAGGAAAAAAATTACCTGTTTtcgcttggtcattatggggtattgtgtgtagattgatgaggacaatgttttatttaatcaatttttgaaaaaggctgtaacgtaacaaaatgtgggaaaaaagcaagaggtctgaataatttacgaatgcactgtatagccaTTGCAAAAACCCTGCAATCACTAAATAGGAGAACTACAATGACCAAAACCCAGGCCCACAGTCTCTTTGTGTATGACTGACATGACACACATGTTTGTTTTTGTTACCCACCAGGATGGTCCTCTGCAGGTTGGAGTTGACGCTGCTGAACATGAGTTTGCCTACGATGGTGGCGATGGTGGGAAAGACCAGAGCGCCACATAGGATTCTAGTGGCTGACACGTGGTCTGCCAGGGGGCTGGCCTCTGCCGGGATACGAGGCACTGGACACCCAATCcctgagagagaccgagaggagggggcagggtaAGGATGGGGTTTGGTGCATTGTGGGTGTTGATGTTTTGCCAATACATCTTCACAAAGCTAGATATGCCGCACAATACACACAAAAGCACATTCATCAAGTGATGAGTATATGCATCAGCCTGTACCAGTTTGAGTTGGTATCTCTAGTTCGGGCAGCCGACTGGGGGTAGAGGAGTGCTTTTGCCCAGCAAGCTGAGCCTGGAGAGAGAAAAGGTTGTCGGGTTTCTCCCCGCACCAATCACTACCTTGATGAGATCAGTGGGAACCCCCCCCCCTCTACTGGacctacccaccaccaccaccagccccaaCGGACGGACCACCTCGTAGTACTCTTTTATCCCCAACAAACACTGCGCACACCCTGGGAAAGCCACAGTGTTCACACAAAATAAATGATCAGACATTTATCATGCGCACAAAAAGCTCaatgttgtgcacaaaatttgttTAGTCTTTAACACAGGTAGCATCATCTATCAAGATCTTTATCACCCACTCTTCatcatacagacacagacaatgAATAAGCTGAACTCCACCCATTTTAGTATAACACTGGTGTTGCGGAACGGTGGGCATCCCTACCAATGTGTCCTTTCTGACCTGGGAAGATGCTGTTGAGGATCTGCAGCTTGTTGGAGTACTTCCTCCAGAAGCGCAGCACGTAGTCCTCCCAACGGATCATCTTCCCCAGGATCAGCATGACGGGGATGGTGGGCAGGCCGATGAGCAGGAACAGGGGGTCTGCCCGCTCCATCACGTCCAGGCCCTCCTTATGCCCCACCACCTGGgcacagggacagaggggacaCCATGGTCAAGCAGTAGTCTGCCGTAGTCTGTTAATAAAACACagccgtgtgtgtgcgcgcgcgcgcattTTATTTTTATGGTGTCACCTGCATGACAGTGACGGCCCCGTAGGTGACAGCGGTCCAGTAAATGGAGCCCACCATGATGCCAGCGGCGGTGAAGGGACAGGCCTTGGAGATTAGCCGGTCCGCCAGGTCTAGCACATACACCACCGGCCCTGGAGGGATACAGAAAGATAGTGTGTTACCGATTGTAAAAACAGGGTTCATAAGATTCCTGGTGGTACTGTAGAATGCTTAGTGGGGGTGTCAGTCATTCCATGGATGCCCTATTGTCTGctgtttttttctttcaattaagacctagactaGGGAATCCCAAATGTTTACACTCCGGCCCAACTTCAATCCCCCCCCCAAACACGCACGTACATTTCTATGGGCACATGCACTGTTCACACACTTCTTTGttggcagagagaacattttgcaggtttaaagctcatttcctgcaagTCTACACATTTAGTCAAGGGGTGCAGAGAACATTCACTGTTTTAAAGctcattttcttgcaattctatacattgtGCCATGTCTCATGTGTATTCGTGTGATATTTGATAGCTTCAAACAAAACATTACAATAAAATCTATGgcctaaaaaaaacaaaataactttAGCTGATCTGAATGTTTCTAACAAGTTATAATAAGCTCTCTAAAAAGGTATGTAATGACTGACATGACTGGTGGAAAACTGACGCACTACCCAATTTTGAAAATGCACCCTCGCGCGCCCCAATTTGGCCGCCACTGaccgagacaaccaggtgaggagagcgccttaattcatcaatcaagtaccaGGGAGGAGTGCAAACACTCGACCCTCTGTGGAATGAATTTGACACTTGTGGTATACACCATCCACCCTACTCGCAGACACTAACCCGTGTCCTAAGTACAATGAACGTAGCCCTACTTGAAGTACAAATGAGAAAGTGATGTCTTCAGTAATGAGGAAAAACACATACGCTACATGGTCAAAAGTATCGTCCAACATCTCCTGCTCggccaacatctcattccaaatgtcatggggcattaatatggagtttgctgccctttgctgctataacagcctccactctgggaaggctttccactagatgttggaacactgctgctgggacttgcttcc
Coding sequences within it:
- the LOC112252833 gene encoding E3 ubiquitin-protein ligase MARCHF5 isoform X2 is translated as MSEESALVMQQNLDRSCWVCFATDEDDRTAEWVRPCRCRGSTKWVHQVCLQRWVDEKQRGNSTARVACPQCNAEYLIVFPKLGPVVYVLDLADRLISKACPFTAAGIMVGSIYWTAVTYGAVTVMQVVGHKEGLDVMERADPLFLLIGLPTIPVMLILGKMIRWEDYVLRFWRKYSNKLQILNSIFPGIGCPVPRIPAEASPLADHVSATRILCGALVFPTIATIVGKLMFSSVNSNLQRTILGGIAFVAVKGAFKVYFKQQQYQRQAHRKILNFPEAEEAWTDRQTH
- the LOC112252833 gene encoding E3 ubiquitin-protein ligase MARCHF5 isoform X1; this translates as MSEESALVMQQNLDRSCWVCFATDEDDRTAEWVRPCRCRGSTKWVHQVCLQRWVDEKQRGNSTARVACPQCNAEYLIVFPKLGPVVYVLDLADRLISKACPFTAAGIMVGSIYWTAVTYGAVTVMQVVGHKEGLDVMERADPLFLLIGLPTIPVMLILGKMIRWEDYVLRFWRKYSNKLQILNSIFPGQKGHIGIGCPVPRIPAEASPLADHVSATRILCGALVFPTIATIVGKLMFSSVNSNLQRTILGGIAFVAVKGAFKVYFKQQQYQRQAHRKILNFPEAEEAWTDRQTH